The DNA region TGTTGTGGTCGGGCCAGAGCTCGGAGGAATCATTCTTTCACAACACGTAGCGCATCACCTTACTAATATGGCGGGGCGTGATATTTTATCACTCTACGCAGAAAAGCTTCGGGATGGAACCAAAGGATTCCATTTCAATCGCGGATATGACGCTTTTATTCGTGATAGTAATGTCCTCATCGTTGAGGATGTACTTACAACTGGCGGTAGCGTTCGTAAGGTTGTAGAGGCTGTACGCGCTTGTGGGGGAGTAGTGACAGGGGTCGCAGCGCTTTGTAATCGAGGCAACGTAACGTGTGAACAACTTGGTGGTGTGCCAAGACTTCATTCATTATTTGACCTTGAAATGAACAGTTATACCGAAGAAGAGTGTCCGCTCTGTGCAACAGGTATCCCGATCCGTACAGATATTGGAAAGGGTGCGAGCTATCTCAAAAAGTTGAGATTTCACGCAAAGACAGAATAATCACCAGCTATTTCTGAAAAACACCACGAAGGCTATCGTGGTGTTTTCATTTTGTGGACGTGTTTCGTGGAGGTGGTTGACGTATTGCTGAGACTACCCTTGACAATATCCCCAGTTTTCTTGCGTATTCTGAACGTTGCGTTCATAATGTCCTTACAAACCCGACTTTTTCTTAATCATAACCTCGGGTTAACGCATCGCCCTATGGCAAAAATGACAAAATCCCAGATCATGTCCGAGCTTGCTGCTAAGACTGGTCTCAGCAAGAAAGACACGACAATGTTTGTAGAAACACTTGTAGACATGGCTTTGACTCAAGTAAAGAAGAACGGTGAATTTGTTCTTCCAGGCATTGGTAAGCTCGTTAAAGTAAAACGCCCTGCTCGTGTAGGTCGCAACCCAGCAACAGGTGAATCCATCAAGATCCCTGCAAAAACGGTAGTGAAGTTCCGCGTAGCAAAGGCTGCAAAGGACGCTGTTCTCTAAGAGAATTGCATCACAAAAGACCCCTTAAAAAGGGGTCTTTTGCTTGACAAAATATTATAGTCTGCTACAAATCAATTACGAAGGAGGTCACCATGGAAGCGCCGTTAAAGACGCGTGCCGTGAAGCCTCTGTTCGGAGGTCTCACGCGTGCAAAAGTACATGTCATGCGTTATGAGCTTGGCGGAAGGTATGGATCGATTTTTTTCCGGCTACTCTATTGGGCGCAGTTTTCGCACCAAGAAGGGTGGGTGGTAAAGCTATACGATGATAACGGAAGTCTCTTGTTAGAGGCGAATGGGTTCGAGGCAGGGTCGACAGAGTCACAAGCTCTAGAAAATGCCATTCAGCGCTTTATTAAGCTGCGAGATGCTCCCTATCTACTCATCCGTGATTTATTGGGGCAAAAGCAGTTTGCGAGTGACGATAAGCCTCCTTTTGAAGTGTACCGACTTCCTATGGAGTTACATCAAGAAGATGTTACTACAAAACAAAAGTCCAGACACAAAAAGAAGTCTGTCACAAGCAAGAATCACAAGGTGCCGCATAGTCCGCGGATAAAGCTTTCGTCCTTGATAAAGTTACGGCCAGCAGAGCTGGTAGGACTCCTATCAGAATTACGCGTCATTGATCTTTTTGATCGGTCGGTCTGGTCCGTCGGTGAGAGGCCAGCTTGGTTTCATTCTATAACGAGCAGCACTCAATACGAGGACTTTCAAGAAGGTATTGATCTTTGGGTACACTGCAATGACGGAGCCCCGCCAATACCGATACAAGTGAAGAGCTCAGGAACGGGCGCAATGTACGCGAACACCAAGGTACCTATTATCGTGGCTGGGCAAAACTACACAGATCAGTTTATCTATAAGCAACTGATACATGAATGTGATTTGCATAGATCGCATTATCTAGAATGCGTTTCATGAGGCCGATGTCATACGTCGGCTTTTTTCTATGGTATAATCCTATTTATCATTATGCCAAAGTCATTAAAAAATCCGTTTGCACTTTCAAAGAAAGCAACAAAAAAAACAACAAACAATAAAGCTACCGCAAAGCGTGTAAGTAAGTCTTCTCGCAGAACAAAAGCACAAAAAGAGCTTAGTGTATCAAAAAAGAGTGATCATATTTTGCAACAGGCGGCACTTTCTCCTCAATGGCAACCAAGTTGGACGGGACAATCCTTTGCAGCAGAACGTTTTAAACACTGGGTTGTTGGTAACAATAATACTTGTGTACCTGCTGCAAATGATGATTTTACCGGTGATGTACAATGGAAGATTTTTAAAATTATGGCAGAGTTTGTCGAAGGATTTGAATTTCTTTCACGACTCCATCAAGAAGTTTCTGTTTTTGGTAGTGCGCGTTGCAGTCATAAAGATCCTTACTATGCCGTCGCAAGAAAGATCGGATCATTATGTGCAAAACACGGTTATACGATGGTTACAGGTGGCGGTCCTGGTATGATGGAGGCGGCAAATCGAGGGGCTTTTGAAGCAAAGGGTGAGTCGATCGGACTAACCATCCAATTACCGATGGAGCAACGAACAAATAAGTACGTTAAGCGCTCGGTGGATTTTCATTACTTCTTTACACGTAAAGTTATGTTGAGCGCTTCTGCTCAAGCATATGTCTTTATGCCTGGTGGGTTTGGTACATTAGATGAGCTCTTTGAGATTGTTACCTTGATTCAAACCGGTAAAATGTCTGATGGTGTTCCTGTGATTCTTGTTGGTAAAGAGTTTTGGAAGCCTTTATTGGGTTGGATTAAGAAGCGAGTATTGGATGCACATGGTTATATTGCTAAGGGTGATCTAGATATTTTTCATCTCGTTGAAACGGCAGAAGAAGCTTTTGAGATTATTAAAACCACGCGCGAACGTTCGCTTTAAACAAAAAACCCTCCAGTATACTGGAGGGTTTTTTGTTTATTTGGCTTACACCTTTGCAGCAAGAGCAGCTTTCTTTGCGGCCTTCTTTTGGCGTTTGGTTGGGATTTCTCCGTGAGCCTTTGCAACGATGCGTTTAATTGTACGCAAGGTGCTTGTAGCAATGCGAACACGCTGACCGTTGATGCGAACGGTTTGGAGATTTACCTTTTGTGTACGGCGAGTAGCAACGTTGGAGTGACTGCGGGAGTTCACTGCTTGTGGGCCTTTGCCGGTAATAGCGCAAATACGTGACATATGGGCCGGATCTTAGCCAAAACGTTTCAGTTTGGCAAGAGGGCGAACGCATGAGAGAATACCTTCATGAGTTTTTTAACAATCGCCTTTGAGCAACCACTGCTTTTTATTGTGCTTTTAGCGGGTTTTTTGCTTGCCCTCTCCTTTCATGAGATGTCTCATGCTTGGGTGGGGAGCTTGCTTGGGGATAAAACCGCCGAAGAACAGGGGAGACTTACGATCAATCCATTATCACATATTGACCCTGTTGGGCTCCTATTGCTTATTGTTGCAGGTTTTGGTTATGCAAAACCCGTACCCTACAATCCCTACAGACTAAGAGATCCTAAATGGGGGCCAGTACTTATAGCATTAGCAGGACCTATAAGTAATTTATTATTGGGAATTATCGCTATTATTAGCTACGCACTCCTTTATACAAAGCTTGGGCCGAATAACTTACTTATTGTCGCCTTGTGGTTTTTGGCCAAGGTCAATATCGTTCTTGCATTGTTTAATCTCGTGCCACTCCCGCCTTTAGATGGGTCTAAGGTCTTGATGCATGCTCTCGATCGTCCACAGACGAGGGGAGCTCACACATGGCTGGCGCAAAACGGCTCCTATCTATTGTTGATTGCAATCATTTTGAGTATTTCCGGTATTTTACCAGTTTTTGACTGGATAACGGTACTTTCTGACGTTATTTTTACTGCGATCTTGAGCTTGTTCTGATATATCCCGACAAAAACCTTGACGACTGCCAAGAAAGGCGCTAGATTACGCGCACATTTTCGTCTTTTTATACGGACGAACCAATATCCGACATGCCTACAGTAAACCAGCTGATCCGCCGCCCTCGAAAGGCTGTGAAGATCAAGTCCAAGAGTCCAGCGCTTCAGTACGCTATGGACACGCTTCACCGTAAGCGCACCGAACTCCGCAAGGGTTCTGGTTTTAAGCGCGGTGTTTGCACTAAGGTCACCACCATGACACCAAAAAAGCCTAACTCAGCTATTCGTAAGATTGCGCGTATTCGCCTTTCTAATGGTACTGAAGTTACTGCTTATATCCCTGGTGAAGGCCACAACCTTCAAGAGCACTCTATCGTGATGATTCGCGGTGGCCGTGTAAAAGATCTTCCTGGTGTTCGTTATCATATCGTTCGCGGTGTATACGATACTCAAGGTGTCGCTAATCGTCGTCGCAGCCGTTCACTTTACGGTGCACGTCGCCCTAAAGAAACAGCTAAGTAATTATTACTTGAACTATGCGAGGTAAAAAAGCTCCAAAGCGCGAAGTCGCTGCAGACCCGAAGTTCTCCAACCAAACGGTTGCGAAGCTCATCAACTACGTGATGTACTCGGGTAAAAAATCTATCGCTCAAGGTATCGTCTACGACGCCTTCGAAGAGATCGAAGAAAAAACAAAAAAACCAGCTATGGAAGTCTTCGAAGAAGCAATGAAAAATGTTTCTCCGCTCCTCGAGGTTAAATCCAAGCGTGTTGGTGGTGCAAACTACCAAGTACCACTCCAGGTACGTGCAGAACGTCGTGTTCAGCTCGCGTTCCGCTGGATCCTTGCTGCCGCTCGCGGTCGTAAAGGTAAGGCAATGTCCGAAAAGCTCGCCTTCGAAATCATGGAAGCCGCTCAAAATCAGGGCGACGCCGTTAAGAAGAAGCTTGACGTACAGCGCATGGCCGAAGCAAACCGCGCCTTCGCTCATTTCGCGAAATAGCACATCACCCGTGGATCGCGGAGGGCTGAATAGGCTCCCTGTGGTCCACGGTTTTGTATAAAAACAATCTCTCGTTTACTTACACACTCAAATTTATTTCACTTATCTAACGAATATGCCTCGCGAATTCTCACTCAAAGATACCCGTAACTTTGGTATCATCGCTCACATTGATGCTGGTAAAACAACCGTTTCAGAACGTGTGCTTTTTTATACTGGTCGCAAACACAAAATCGGTGAAGTTCACGAAGGTGAAGCAACCATGGACTGGATGGAACAAGAACAGGAGCGTGGTATTACAATTACGGCTGCTGCTACCACTTGTTTTTGGAAGGGTACTCGCATGAACCTTATTGATACTCCAGGACACGTTGACTTTACTATTGAGGTTCAGCGCTCTCTTCGCGTACTCGATGGTGCTGTTACGGTTTTTGATGGTGTTGCAGGTGTAGAGCCTCAGTCTGAAACGGTTTGGCGTCAGGCAGATAAGCACAATGTTCCTCGTATTTGTTTTGTTAACAAGCTTGATCGTACGGGTGCTGATTTTTACGCAGATGTAAAATCCATTCACGACAAGCTCACAAAGCGTGCTTACCCGATTCAATTACCAATTGGTACAGAAGGTAACTTCAATGCGATCATCGATCTTATCGACATGAAGGCAGAATTCTACCTCGATGAAATGGGTCAAAAAATTGAACAACGCGAAATCCCTGCTGAATATCTTGAAAAGGCAAAAGAATATCGCGCATCTCTCGTAGAAGCAATTGCAGAAACAGACGAAGCGCTCATGAATAAGTATCTCGCTGGTGAAGAGCTTACGGTTGATGAGCTTAAGTCAGGTCTTCGCAAAGCAACGATCACAAACCAAATCTACCCTGTGCTTTGTGGTTCAGCGCTTAAAAACAAAGGCGTGCAATTCTTGCTTGATGCTATTATTGCTTACCTCCCATCTCCACTTGATGTTCCTCCTACAAAGGCAAGTAATATCGACGATGAATCAATCGCGATTGATATCCACCCATCTGACGATGAGCCATTTGCTGCGCTTGCGTTTAAGGTGATGACGGATCCATTTGTTGGTAAATTGATTTTCTTCCGTGTGTACTCAGGTAAGCTTTCATCTGGTTCATATGTTATTAACGCAAAGACAGGTGAGCGCGAACGTATTTCACGTATTGTTCGTATGCACTCCAATGAGCGCGAAGAAGTCAGCGAGGTGTATGCAGGTGATATTGCTGCGGCCGTAGGTCTTCGATCAACATTTACGGGTGACACTCTTTACGAAGAAAGTCGTCCTCTTGTTCTCGAATCCATCGTGATTCCTGAGCCTGTTATCTCGATTGCTATTGAGCCAAAAACAAAAGGTGATCAAGAAAAAATGGGTGTTGCGCTTTCAAAACTTGCTGAAGAAGATCCTTCTTTCCGCGTACGTACAGACGAAGAAACACTTCAAACCATTATCATGGGTATGGGTGAGCTTCATCTTGAAATCATTGTTGATCGTATGAAGCGTGAGTTTAAGGTTGATGCAACCGTTGGTGCTCCACAGGTTTCATATCGTGAAGCAATCCGTACAGCTGTTAAAAACATCGAAGGTAAATACGTTCGTCAATCGGGTGGTCGTGGTCAATATGGTCACTGTGTGATCAACCTTGAACCAAATGAACCAGGTAAGGGCTACGAATTTATCGAAGAAATCAAAGGTGGTGCTATCCCACGTGAATTTATTCAGCCAATCAACAAAGGTATTTCAGAAGCTGTGCAACGTGGTGTTATCGCAGGATATCCTGTACTTGATGTAAAAGTCACCCTCGTTGATGGTTCATACCATGATGTGGATTCATCTGAAGCAGCCTTTAAAGTTGCGGGTTCACTCGCGTTTCAAGAAGCGGCAAAACAAGCAGGTGCTTACTTGCTTGAGCCGGTGATGAAGGTTGAGGTAACAACACCAGAACAATACATGGGTGATGTTATCGGTGACTTGAACGCAAAGCGTGGTCAAATCCAAGACATGGAAGAACGCGCAGGTGTTCGTATCGTCAACGCGCTTGTACCGCTTTCAGAAATGTTTAGCTATACAACAAATCTTCGTTCGATGTCACAAGGTCGTGCAAGTTTCTCGATGGAATTTAGCCACTATGGCGAAGTTCCAAGTAACGTTGCAAAAACGATCGTTGAAGGTCGTTCAAAGAAGTAAAAACAAATTGAAACACCCTCTCATCAGAACGATGAGAGGGTGTTTTGTAATGTATTGTGTCGAGTTGCGTTAGAAGGGTATATGATACAAAAAAATTGGAGAATCATTGCACTCGTCTTGTTGGTCGCTGCTATTATTGGCATATTTAGAATTTCGGATTCGTTGATATATCTACCGATAGGATTATTAACGCTCGCGATACTTGGCTTAAAAGAGTATAAACAAGCTCACTTTGGTTATCTTCTAGGGTCTATATTGATTGCGCCTATAAGCTTGTTACTGCCAGTTCTATTAGCGTCTGTCCCAGTGGTTATTAATTCAAGGATAGATATTGTCTTATACTGGTGGGTTATTTGGTTTATTTATGCTATTGGGATGAGAAGGTATTTTATTGACTGGATTCGACCAGAGCTAAGAATATGGAGCGTATGTTTATCTGGTGGAATACTTGCATTGATTTGGATCAAGGGTGTGCCCCTGCCTCTCATGCAACGTGAAGCTTTTCTTGACCTTCTATTTATTCCTGGGTGTATTTTAGTTGGTGTGCCGTTTTTAACATGGGCGTACAAAGCAGTATTAACACGTATTAAATAATTAGTTATACCAAGCCATGGGAGGGTCGTTGAGCTTCTCTTGGTGGGTTCGCATCAGCAATCATCTCTGCTAGGATCTCTACTATGGAATGGAAACGCATCGAGAATGTCATCCGTCGCACAAAATTGCCGATGATTGTGACGGAGGGAGTAGAAGAGCCGTTGATTATCATGCCCCTCACCGCCTACGAAAAACTAATAATAAAAGATGAAATTAATACAGAGGTAGAGGGCGCTAAGCCTGAAGCGGTCGAAGCGATAGGGGATGAGACATTCTTATTGCCCGATATGAACGAACAAAAAGAATCTGTTATACTCGAAGAGGTGGCATCACCAGCCATGCCTTTTACCGGCTTTTTGCGAGAGGATCAGGGTCAAAATTTTGCTCAAATTAGCGATTTTTCAGCCTCTGAACGCCTGATGTTTTAAATTTAGGGCTAACTCTTGCGTCTTTTTGGCCTTTTTGGTACTATCTGGCCACTCGCTTTTCTATAGCGAACTTTAATCATCTTTGGCGATTATTTTTCCATAACACTATGGCGGACAAGTTCAACCGTTCTAAACCGCACGTCAACATTGGTACTATTGGCCACGTTGACCACGGTAAGACAACAACAACCGCAGCTATCCTCACCGTTCTCGGTGCGCATGGCATGACGGCTCAAACAAAAGGGATCGATGATCTCGATAAAGCACCTGAATCTAAATCACGTGGTATTACGATTGCAACGGCTCATACTGAGTATGAATCCGACAAGCGTCACTATGCTCACGTTGACTGTCCAGGACACGCTGATTATATCAAGAACATGATTACGGGTGCCGCTCAAATGGACGGTGCTATCTTGGTTGTGTCCGCAACTGATGGTCCTATGC from Candidatus Nomurabacteria bacterium includes:
- a CDS encoding phosphoribosyltransferase — protein: MGAKEYIQILEHLGGLIRESHVVYASGLHGDAYINKDALYPHTNYTKWFCDGLAKGFADESVDVVVGPELGGIILSQHVAHHLTNMAGRDILSLYAEKLRDGTKGFHFNRGYDAFIRDSNVLIVEDVLTTGGSVRKVVEAVRACGGVVTGVAALCNRGNVTCEQLGGVPRLHSLFDLEMNSYTEEECPLCATGIPIRTDIGKGASYLKKLRFHAKTE
- a CDS encoding HU family DNA-binding protein; the protein is MAKMTKSQIMSELAAKTGLSKKDTTMFVETLVDMALTQVKKNGEFVLPGIGKLVKVKRPARVGRNPATGESIKIPAKTVVKFRVAKAAKDAVL
- a CDS encoding TIGR00730 family Rossman fold protein — translated: MAEFVEGFEFLSRLHQEVSVFGSARCSHKDPYYAVARKIGSLCAKHGYTMVTGGGPGMMEAANRGAFEAKGESIGLTIQLPMEQRTNKYVKRSVDFHYFFTRKVMLSASAQAYVFMPGGFGTLDELFEIVTLIQTGKMSDGVPVILVGKEFWKPLLGWIKKRVLDAHGYIAKGDLDIFHLVETAEEAFEIIKTTRERSL
- the rpmB gene encoding 50S ribosomal protein L28, encoding MSRICAITGKGPQAVNSRSHSNVATRRTQKVNLQTVRINGQRVRIATSTLRTIKRIVAKAHGEIPTKRQKKAAKKAALAAKV
- a CDS encoding site-2 protease family protein codes for the protein MSFLTIAFEQPLLFIVLLAGFLLALSFHEMSHAWVGSLLGDKTAEEQGRLTINPLSHIDPVGLLLLIVAGFGYAKPVPYNPYRLRDPKWGPVLIALAGPISNLLLGIIAIISYALLYTKLGPNNLLIVALWFLAKVNIVLALFNLVPLPPLDGSKVLMHALDRPQTRGAHTWLAQNGSYLLLIAIILSISGILPVFDWITVLSDVIFTAILSLF
- the rpsL gene encoding 30S ribosomal protein S12, with amino-acid sequence MPTVNQLIRRPRKAVKIKSKSPALQYAMDTLHRKRTELRKGSGFKRGVCTKVTTMTPKKPNSAIRKIARIRLSNGTEVTAYIPGEGHNLQEHSIVMIRGGRVKDLPGVRYHIVRGVYDTQGVANRRRSRSLYGARRPKETAK
- the rpsG gene encoding 30S ribosomal protein S7, translated to MRGKKAPKREVAADPKFSNQTVAKLINYVMYSGKKSIAQGIVYDAFEEIEEKTKKPAMEVFEEAMKNVSPLLEVKSKRVGGANYQVPLQVRAERRVQLAFRWILAAARGRKGKAMSEKLAFEIMEAAQNQGDAVKKKLDVQRMAEANRAFAHFAK
- the fusA gene encoding elongation factor G; amino-acid sequence: MPREFSLKDTRNFGIIAHIDAGKTTVSERVLFYTGRKHKIGEVHEGEATMDWMEQEQERGITITAAATTCFWKGTRMNLIDTPGHVDFTIEVQRSLRVLDGAVTVFDGVAGVEPQSETVWRQADKHNVPRICFVNKLDRTGADFYADVKSIHDKLTKRAYPIQLPIGTEGNFNAIIDLIDMKAEFYLDEMGQKIEQREIPAEYLEKAKEYRASLVEAIAETDEALMNKYLAGEELTVDELKSGLRKATITNQIYPVLCGSALKNKGVQFLLDAIIAYLPSPLDVPPTKASNIDDESIAIDIHPSDDEPFAALAFKVMTDPFVGKLIFFRVYSGKLSSGSYVINAKTGERERISRIVRMHSNEREEVSEVYAGDIAAAVGLRSTFTGDTLYEESRPLVLESIVIPEPVISIAIEPKTKGDQEKMGVALSKLAEEDPSFRVRTDEETLQTIIMGMGELHLEIIVDRMKREFKVDATVGAPQVSYREAIRTAVKNIEGKYVRQSGGRGQYGHCVINLEPNEPGKGYEFIEEIKGGAIPREFIQPINKGISEAVQRGVIAGYPVLDVKVTLVDGSYHDVDSSEAAFKVAGSLAFQEAAKQAGAYLLEPVMKVEVTTPEQYMGDVIGDLNAKRGQIQDMEERAGVRIVNALVPLSEMFSYTTNLRSMSQGRASFSMEFSHYGEVPSNVAKTIVEGRSKK